A genomic window from Ignavibacteria bacterium includes:
- a CDS encoding T9SS type A sorting domain-containing protein, which produces MKKILTIIIVLMSINICSQDTNSAKYFPLKTGNKWFYYVTELGYPSPTYNIKTLRVLNDTIVNSKKYFKVKGYPFSNIGDTNIILIRYDSVNGLLKQSTIWAPCNYESILFRLSSQIGDTTGVCYSDWQYTCLNISDTFLFNQPTNVKAFGYFINGHNTASYHHNFLKNIGLHYISRTSTGNQGIYGRIAELRGFVLNGIVYGDTSSVIGISIISSNVPERFSLSQNYPNPFNPSTKIKFSIPLSKEVTAEGSRGVFVNLKIYDVMGRVVETLHYGELKSGIYKADWNASNFPSGVYFYNLTAGNFTETKKMILIK; this is translated from the coding sequence ATGAAAAAAATCTTAACTATTATCATTGTATTAATGTCGATAAATATCTGCTCTCAGGATACTAATTCAGCAAAGTATTTCCCCTTAAAAACAGGGAATAAATGGTTCTACTATGTTACAGAACTTGGCTATCCTTCGCCAACTTACAATATTAAAACCCTTAGAGTTCTCAATGATACCATTGTTAACAGTAAAAAGTATTTTAAAGTAAAGGGTTATCCATTCAGTAATATAGGTGACACGAATATTATATTGATCAGGTATGATTCTGTTAACGGTTTGCTGAAACAATCAACAATATGGGCACCCTGTAACTATGAAAGTATACTATTCAGACTCTCTTCACAAATAGGAGATACAACCGGTGTATGTTATTCAGACTGGCAATACACATGCCTGAATATCAGCGATACTTTCCTTTTTAATCAACCAACTAATGTAAAAGCTTTTGGATACTTTATTAATGGTCATAATACTGCTTCCTATCATCATAATTTCTTAAAGAATATAGGCCTGCATTACATCTCAAGAACGAGCACAGGGAATCAGGGAATATATGGTCGTATTGCAGAACTGCGTGGATTTGTGTTAAATGGAATTGTCTACGGAGATACGTCATCAGTGATCGGGATAAGTATAATTTCAAGCAATGTACCTGAAAGATTTTCGCTTTCTCAAAACTACCCAAACCCCTTCAACCCTTCAACAAAGATCAAATTTTCAATTCCCCTCTCTAAAGAGGTGACTGCAGAAGGCAGTCGGGGTGTGTTTGTTAACCTAAAAATCTACGATGTTATGGGAAGAGTTGTTGAGACACTGCATTACGGTGAACTAAAGTCCGGCATTTACAAAGCCGACTGGAACGCTTCTAACTTCCCCAGTGGAGTATATTTTTACAATCTAACTGCCGGAAATTTTACTGAAACAAAAAAGATGATCTTAATAAAGTAA
- a CDS encoding T9SS type A sorting domain-containing protein, with product MKFKAIVILFEFIILVNQFYSQDTWIEQQSGVNVSLNCATSFYSSPPAVHGWICGNNGTVLSTTNGGTNWNNVSSGIPVSVNLTTIYGFTNDYSRAVTSGVNNSGQAVIYRTSNGGQTWQNTFIQPNGNIYGFAELSPFPQNMLLIGKPVGGRWTIWRSTNEGITWDSSGLYMPQTGSETGFNNSVFCLEMKVWFGTNNSRIYYSSNIGYNWIMQSTYPVVNSTNIWFQFLLTERAVGYGLSGSNAILKTNDLGASWQPVFTLPSGEITGISGLPSQPNKNWYCIDNKIFEGTNGVNWNLQYTAPGGNYTHISNNKNTMSNIWAVRNNGGISKFIRSTGINYISTEIPESFSLSQNYPNPFNPTTNFEFSIPLLRGVSEGRGVFVNLTIYDAMGRVVETLHNGELKSGIYKADWNASNFPSGVYFYRLSAVSFSETKKMILTK from the coding sequence ATGAAATTCAAAGCAATAGTAATTTTGTTTGAATTTATCATACTGGTTAATCAATTTTATTCTCAGGATACCTGGATTGAACAGCAATCAGGAGTAAATGTATCTTTAAATTGTGCTACATCATTTTACTCTTCACCTCCTGCAGTGCATGGCTGGATATGCGGTAATAACGGTACAGTATTGAGCACAACAAACGGCGGAACAAACTGGAATAATGTTTCTTCCGGAATACCGGTTTCGGTTAATTTGACAACAATTTACGGTTTTACTAATGATTATTCCCGTGCTGTTACATCAGGAGTTAATAACAGCGGCCAGGCTGTAATTTACCGCACTTCCAACGGTGGGCAAACATGGCAAAATACATTTATTCAGCCTAACGGAAATATATACGGGTTCGCTGAATTATCTCCGTTTCCACAAAACATGCTGTTAATCGGTAAACCTGTAGGGGGAAGGTGGACAATTTGGCGTTCTACCAACGAAGGTATTACCTGGGATTCCAGCGGCCTATATATGCCTCAAACCGGTTCAGAAACCGGATTCAACAATTCAGTATTTTGTTTAGAAATGAAAGTTTGGTTTGGTACAAATAATTCCCGTATTTATTATTCAAGTAATATTGGATATAACTGGATAATGCAATCAACTTATCCTGTTGTTAATTCAACAAATATTTGGTTTCAGTTTTTACTTACAGAACGTGCAGTAGGATATGGTTTATCAGGAAGTAATGCAATATTAAAAACAAATGATCTTGGTGCAAGCTGGCAGCCGGTTTTTACACTTCCTTCAGGTGAAATAACAGGAATTTCAGGTTTACCAAGTCAGCCAAACAAAAATTGGTATTGCATTGATAACAAAATTTTTGAAGGGACTAATGGAGTGAACTGGAATTTACAGTACACAGCACCTGGTGGAAATTATACACATATTTCTAACAACAAAAATACAATGTCCAATATTTGGGCTGTAAGAAATAATGGAGGAATTTCCAAATTTATAAGGAGCACTGGAATAAATTATATTTCAACTGAAATTCCCGAAAGTTTCTCACTCTCACAAAATTACCCCAACCCTTTCAACCCAACTACTAATTTCGAATTCAGTATTCCCCTCTTGAGAGGGGTGTCCGAAGGACGGGGTGTGTTTGTCAACCTCACAATCTACGATGCAATGGGAAGAGTTGTTGAGACACTGCATAACGGTGAACTAAAGTCCGGCATTTACAAAGCCGACTGGAACGCATCAAACTTCCCAAGCGGAGTTTATTTCTACAGGTTAAGTGCAGTAAGCTTTTCAGAAACTAAAAAAATGATTCTTACTAAATAA
- a CDS encoding T9SS type A sorting domain-containing protein gives MKKIILFLLIMPAVIFSQWQVRPSGHTDIIYGVSFSDINTGMACGEAGRILKTVNGGLTWSQVNQNNTYWLGGIHMIDNNTASAVGYPQKILRTTNTGGSWSQQGGSNFIPYYSVSFKDANTGLISGYVGTLLRTTNGGQTWVQVSGAPQVSLNTVKFIGGDRAIVLGFYGLMLYTTDAGATFNNLSSGTTADLYGISFVDNNTGYVSGSNGTILKTIDGGISWIPQTTPVANTLNGISFANAMTGNAVGYSSVILRTTNGGDLWYQQASPVSNTTWFGVQLTSPLTGVIVGGAGKILYTTTGGDPIGIEPISSEVPERFSLTQNYPNPFNPTTNFEFSIPLLRGVSEGRGVFVNLTIYDAMGRVVETLHNGELKSGIYKADWNASNFPSGVYFYRLSAGNFTETKKMVLIK, from the coding sequence ATGAAAAAAATAATTCTTTTTCTATTAATTATGCCTGCAGTAATATTTTCACAATGGCAGGTCAGACCTTCAGGTCATACAGATATAATTTACGGTGTATCATTTTCCGATATCAATACCGGCATGGCATGCGGTGAAGCCGGAAGAATTCTCAAAACCGTTAATGGCGGCTTAACGTGGAGCCAGGTCAACCAGAACAATACTTACTGGCTCGGCGGTATTCACATGATAGATAACAATACAGCAAGCGCCGTTGGTTATCCGCAGAAAATTCTGCGAACAACCAATACAGGCGGTTCATGGTCTCAGCAGGGAGGCTCTAATTTTATTCCATATTATTCAGTAAGCTTTAAAGATGCTAATACCGGCCTTATAAGCGGATATGTTGGCACACTGCTTAGAACGACCAATGGCGGGCAGACCTGGGTTCAGGTATCAGGTGCACCGCAGGTAAGCCTGAACACCGTTAAATTTATCGGAGGTGATAGAGCCATTGTTCTTGGATTTTACGGGCTGATGCTTTATACAACAGATGCCGGAGCGACATTTAATAATCTTTCAAGCGGTACAACCGCTGACTTGTATGGTATTTCATTTGTGGATAATAATACTGGTTATGTTTCAGGTTCCAATGGTACAATTCTTAAAACTATTGATGGCGGTATAAGCTGGATCCCGCAAACCACCCCTGTTGCAAACACTCTCAACGGAATTTCATTTGCAAACGCTATGACAGGAAATGCAGTCGGGTATTCTTCTGTAATACTGCGCACAACAAATGGCGGAGATCTTTGGTACCAGCAGGCTTCACCGGTAAGCAATACCACATGGTTCGGCGTTCAGCTAACTTCCCCGCTCACAGGTGTTATAGTCGGCGGAGCAGGAAAAATTTTATATACTACAACAGGCGGCGACCCTATCGGAATTGAACCTATTAGCAGCGAAGTACCGGAAAGATTTTCTTTAACACAGAATTACCCCAATCCATTCAACCCAACAACAAATTTCGAATTCAGTATTCCCCTCTTGAGAGGGGTGTCCGAAGGACGGGGTGTGTTTGTCAACCTCACAATCTACGATGCAATGGGAAGAGTTGTTGAGACACTGCATAACGGTGAACTAAAGTCCGGCATTTACAAAGCCGACTGGAACGCATCAAACTTCCCAAGCGGAGTTTATTTCTACAGGTTAAGTGCGGGTAATTTCACAGAAACAAAGAAGATGGTTTTAATAAAATGA
- a CDS encoding T9SS type A sorting domain-containing protein encodes MITYTRVTISVFLLMILTSLSLAQPLSGNYNCGTGQTFTSLTGTGAAGFFNAVNTRGLSGNVTLSITSNITESGSVSLNQWAGAYTITIVSSSASVKNLSGNVAAPLFNINGADNLTIDGRVGGTGRYLRFVNSNTGGQTFRFINDATNNTITYCAVDGMRVSSTSGIIDFSTTTGSNGNDNNTISYCTIKDASGGTLQNAIVSNGTTTTTARNNSGITISNNEISDVYRNGQTCSAVLLLNGSTDFTITGNSIFQTATRTPTSATVWNLIYINTSSANNINVSNNYLGGTAASCGGTAWTVSGSQSNAIYFIRFQSAGSTTASSVNGNTMGNLSFTTTPSSNGVLYFAGIVVESGLVNVGTSSGNIIGNTTSNGNITLTINGTVDNIITRGIVHTSAGNINNNTIGSITLAGNNNQTVRLEAIYRSGTLSSDITINNNTIGSTTQSNSLQQTSSTFEFQLTGIHTQATGVLITMNSNTVSNLRVTNNSSSSRIRGIYQARSTSPSLSVNNNVISNLYCASSASTFDNRYPDNTSLIALFTGSSSTTQNFSGNTIHSLYGTDNSDSYVMGFGYYSNVAKGTFEKNRIYNLNHSSTTGAAKIWGINAFWGSWNIYNNQISITNGEASDSYNSGVTVQPRQLTGNTDQSGPVSDEVANNFVKDQQLVKTAIDKNSIPEEDFSTNGVEIKGIHDEAEFVSAYYYNTIYIGGSASGGSAGSWAYDRPLLAWATDAALRNNLFYNARTGGTGFHYAIGNEVGYDNWTNTSADYNVYIASNVNAIAIWGATNQTIYQWRDSCLGDKHTWSTTTSVISPAGLFNSVSTGNLSINTGNWQAWIVSGKGIAISGSGSDYSGNSRPTDVTGGCTDIGSHEFTATPPSNPSATVDNAPGSGVTSNYTLWGRTIITINWGTGGSSYPSSVNVQYYSGVNHSGVVGGGYSNSYWSINPVGTLTGATYNITVNFGQNEIYTISTPSSNTRLAKYNGTWEVFSTPGTGTWQTELDWASEIIRTRGMNSFSDYALTDHTNPLPVELCSFTANVINRQADLLWTTCSEINNSGFEIERRAYNPASSDYSSWSKIGFVQGKGTTTQQQSYRYSDTKLNTGKYQYRLKQVDFNGNFEYHDLGSPSEVLIGTPKAADLFQNYPNPSNPTSKVDFQIPFSSKVTLKVYDITGKEVASLVDKELDGGFYTADFNGANLSSGVYFYRLVANSNDGNSFSKTMKLILVK; translated from the coding sequence ATGATTACCTATACTAGGGTAACAATCAGTGTCTTCTTATTGATGATACTTACAAGTCTATCGCTTGCGCAGCCGTTAAGCGGAAATTATAATTGCGGAACGGGACAAACATTTACTTCACTTACAGGGACTGGTGCTGCAGGCTTTTTCAATGCGGTAAATACCAGGGGCTTAAGCGGAAATGTTACACTTTCAATAACTTCTAATATTACAGAATCAGGCAGTGTATCACTTAATCAGTGGGCCGGAGCTTATACTATTACCATAGTATCTTCAAGCGCTTCTGTAAAAAATTTATCAGGCAATGTTGCCGCGCCGCTTTTCAATATAAACGGCGCAGATAATCTTACAATTGACGGACGCGTAGGAGGAACAGGAAGATATTTAAGGTTCGTAAATTCAAATACCGGCGGACAGACCTTCCGCTTTATCAATGATGCCACAAACAATACAATTACTTACTGCGCAGTTGACGGTATGAGAGTATCTTCAACCAGCGGTATTATTGATTTCAGCACTACTACAGGTTCAAACGGTAATGATAATAACACAATTTCTTATTGCACTATAAAAGATGCATCAGGCGGTACTCTTCAGAACGCAATTGTATCCAACGGAACAACTACAACCACAGCCAGAAATAACAGCGGAATTACGATCAGCAATAATGAGATCAGTGATGTTTACCGTAACGGGCAAACATGCTCAGCTGTGCTTTTGCTGAACGGTTCAACAGATTTTACAATAACAGGAAACAGCATTTTCCAGACAGCAACAAGAACACCCACAAGCGCAACTGTTTGGAATTTGATTTACATTAACACTTCTTCTGCAAACAATATTAATGTTTCCAATAACTATTTAGGCGGAACGGCAGCAAGCTGCGGCGGTACAGCCTGGACGGTTTCCGGTTCACAGTCAAACGCGATTTACTTTATCCGTTTCCAGTCAGCCGGTTCAACTACTGCATCATCAGTGAACGGAAACACAATGGGAAATTTAAGCTTCACAACAACTCCTTCTTCAAACGGCGTTTTATACTTTGCAGGCATAGTTGTTGAATCAGGTCTTGTGAATGTTGGTACCTCATCAGGAAATATTATTGGCAATACAACTTCAAACGGAAATATTACCTTAACAATAAATGGTACTGTTGATAATATCATAACCAGAGGAATTGTTCATACTTCAGCAGGAAACATTAATAATAACACTATTGGCTCAATTACTTTAGCGGGTAATAATAATCAGACCGTAAGACTTGAAGCTATATACAGGTCAGGTACACTTTCTTCTGATATAACAATAAACAATAATACCATAGGAAGCACTACACAATCAAACAGCTTGCAGCAAACCTCCTCAACTTTTGAATTTCAGCTGACAGGTATTCACACCCAGGCTACAGGTGTGCTCATCACAATGAATTCAAATACTGTTTCTAACTTAAGGGTTACAAACAATTCATCTTCATCAAGAATAAGAGGTATTTACCAGGCAAGAAGTACATCACCATCACTTTCTGTGAATAATAATGTTATTTCAAACCTGTATTGTGCCAGCTCAGCCAGCACATTCGATAACAGGTATCCTGATAATACTTCATTAATAGCTTTATTTACAGGTTCAAGCAGCACAACACAGAATTTTTCAGGAAATACCATCCATAGTCTTTATGGTACAGATAATTCAGATTCATATGTAATGGGATTTGGGTATTACAGCAATGTTGCTAAAGGTACTTTTGAAAAGAACAGAATTTATAACCTGAATCATTCATCAACAACTGGTGCTGCAAAAATTTGGGGTATAAATGCATTCTGGGGAAGCTGGAATATTTATAATAACCAGATCAGCATAACTAACGGCGAAGCTTCAGATAGTTATAACTCAGGCGTTACTGTTCAGCCAAGGCAATTAACCGGCAATACAGATCAATCTGGCCCGGTCAGCGATGAAGTTGCGAATAATTTCGTAAAAGATCAGCAGCTGGTAAAAACAGCAATTGATAAGAACAGCATTCCCGAAGAGGATTTTTCAACTAACGGTGTTGAAATTAAAGGTATTCATGATGAAGCAGAATTTGTAAGTGCATACTATTACAACACAATTTATATCGGCGGGTCAGCTTCCGGCGGTTCAGCAGGCTCATGGGCATATGACAGACCTCTGTTAGCATGGGCAACAGATGCTGCCTTGAGAAACAATCTTTTCTATAATGCAAGAACAGGCGGCACTGGATTCCATTACGCCATTGGTAATGAAGTTGGTTATGATAACTGGACTAATACATCAGCTGACTATAATGTTTATATTGCTTCAAATGTTAATGCCATTGCGATCTGGGGAGCTACAAACCAGACAATCTACCAATGGAGAGATTCATGCCTGGGCGATAAACACACATGGAGCACAACAACATCAGTAATATCGCCGGCAGGTTTATTCAACAGTGTTTCAACCGGAAATCTTTCAATAAATACAGGTAACTGGCAGGCATGGATAGTTTCCGGTAAAGGAATAGCAATTTCCGGCAGCGGTTCAGATTACAGCGGAAATTCAAGACCAACTGATGTAACAGGCGGATGCACTGATATCGGAAGCCATGAATTTACTGCTACACCGCCTTCAAATCCAAGCGCTACTGTTGATAATGCTCCCGGAAGCGGAGTGACATCTAATTATACTCTTTGGGGAAGAACTATAATCACAATTAACTGGGGAACCGGCGGTTCTTCATATCCTTCAAGCGTGAACGTACAGTATTATTCAGGTGTAAACCACTCAGGAGTAGTTGGCGGAGGATATTCTAACTCATACTGGTCAATTAATCCGGTAGGTACATTAACCGGCGCAACTTATAACATTACAGTTAACTTCGGACAGAACGAAATTTACACAATTTCTACCCCGTCATCCAATACAAGGCTTGCAAAATATAACGGAACCTGGGAAGTGTTTTCAACACCGGGAACCGGAACATGGCAGACTGAGCTTGACTGGGCTTCAGAAATTATCAGAACAAGAGGAATGAACAGCTTTTCTGATTATGCTTTAACAGATCATACCAATCCCCTGCCGGTTGAGCTGTGCTCTTTTACTGCAAATGTAATAAACAGGCAGGCTGATCTTTTATGGACAACATGTTCAGAAATTAATAACAGTGGATTTGAAATTGAAAGAAGAGCTTATAACCCGGCTTCATCAGATTACAGCTCATGGTCAAAGATCGGTTTTGTTCAGGGTAAAGGAACAACTACCCAGCAGCAAAGCTACAGGTATTCTGATACCAAGCTTAACACAGGAAAATACCAGTACAGGTTAAAACAGGTTGATTTCAACGGTAACTTTGAATATCATGACCTGGGCTCTCCTTCAGAAGTATTAATAGGTACACCAAAAGCTGCGGACCTTTTCCAGAATTATCCTAATCCATCAAACCCGACCTCAAAGGTTGATTTCCAGATACCTTTCAGCTCAAAAGTTACATTGAAGGTTTATGATATAACCGGTAAAGAAGTAGCTTCATTGGTAGATAAAGAGCTTGATGGCGGATTTTACACTGCAGATTTTAATGGTGCAAATCTTTCAAGCGGAGTATACTTCTACAGACTGGTAGCTAATTCAAACGATGGAAATTCATTCAGTAAAACAATGAAGCTGATACTGGTTAAGTAA